One region of Scyliorhinus canicula unplaced genomic scaffold, sScyCan1.1, whole genome shotgun sequence genomic DNA includes:
- the LOC119961453 gene encoding oocyte zinc finger protein XlCOF6-like has protein sequence GFTRLSHLQAHQRVHTGEKPFTCSQCGKGLIDLSSLQSHQRVHTGERPFTCSQCGQRFRALSNLRRHQRLHTGERPFTCSQCGKGFHTLSNLQSHQRVHTRERPFTCSQCGKGFIDSSTLRKHRRVHTGEKPFTCSQCGKGFIDSSTLRRHQRVHTTERPFTCSQCGKGFIDSFTLQRHQQIHTGERPFTCSQCGKGFSDLSTMQTHQRIHTGERPFICSQCGKGFTQLSILQTHQRVHTGERPFSCSQCGKGFRDLPNLRIHQRVHTGERPFICSNCGKGFTQSSSLQTHQRVHTGEKPFTCSQCGQRFRASSNLKNHLRVHTGEKLFTRLLAL, from the exons gggtTCACTCGGTTATCgcacctgcaggcacaccagcgagttcacactggggagaaaccattcacctgctctcagtgtggaaagggattaattgatttatccagcctgcagtcacaccagcgagttcacactggggagaggccattcacctgctctcagtgtgggcagagattccgtgctttatccaacctgcggagacatcagcgacttcacactggggagaggccattcacctgctctcagtgtgggaagggattccatactttatccaacctgcagtcacaccagcgagttcacactagggagagaccattcacctgttctcagtgtgggaagggatttattgattcatccaccctgcggaaacaccggcgagttcacactggggagaagccattcacctgctctcaatgtgggaagggattcattgattcatctacCCTgaggagacatcagcgagttcacactacggagaggccgttcacctgctctcagtgtgggaagggattcattgattcattcaccctgcagagacatcagcaaattcacactggggagaggccgttcacctgctctcagtgtgggaagggattcagtgatttatccaccatgcagacacaccagcgaattcacactggggagaggccattcatctgctctcagtgtgggaaaggttttactcagttatccatcctgcagacacaccagcgagttcacactggggagaggccattcagctgctctcagtgtgggaaaggattccgtGATTTACCCAACCTGCGtatccatcagcgagttcacactggtgagcgcccgttcatctgctctaactgtgggaagggattcactcagtcatccagtctgcagacacaccagagagttcacactggggagaagccattcacctgctctcagtgtgggcagagattcCGAGCTTCATCCAACCTAAAGAACCAtctgcgagttcacactggggagaagctgttca ccagactATTagccctgtaa
- the LOC119961451 gene encoding zinc finger protein 239-like: protein MEGKSIVHSGEKPYTCCVCERGFSQSSGLTSHKCSHTEEKPWKCVDCGKGFTYPSSLETHRRSHTGERPFTCSTCGKGFTESSTLRQHQRIHTGERPFTCSKCGKGFTLSSTLSTHQRVHTGERSFTCSECGKGFIQSVHLRKHQRVHTGERPFTCSECGKGFADSCDLRKHQRVHTDERPFHCPDCGKSYKSSVDLMRHQRVHTDERPFRCSHCGTGFRQSSNLTVHQRIHTGEKPFTCSQCGKRFTQLSDLEKHQRVHT, encoded by the coding sequence atggaaggaaaaagcatcgttcacagtggggagaaaccgtacacgtgttgtgtgtgtgaacgaggattcagtcaatcatcaggcctcacaagccacaaatgcagtcacactgaggagaaaccgtggaaatgtgtggactgtgggaaaggattcacttacccatccagcctggaaactcatcgacgcagtcacactggggagaggccattcacctgctccacgtgtgggaagggattcactgagtcatccacactgcggcaacaccagcgaattcacactggggagaggccattcacctgctccaagtgtgggaagggattcactctgtcatccactctgtccacacaccagcgagttcacactggggagagatcattcacctgctcagagtgtgggaaggggttcattCAGTCTGTccacctgcggaaacaccagcgagttcacactggggagagaccatttacctgctccgagtgtgggaagggattcgctgaCTCATGtgacctgcggaaacaccagcgagttcacactgatgagagaccattccattgtccagactgtgggaagagctataaaagttctgtggacctgatgcgccatcaacgtgttcacactgatgagagaccattcaggtgctctcactgcgggactgggttcagacaatcatctaacctcactgtacatcagcgaattcacactggggagaaaccattcacctgctcccagtgtgggaagagattcactcagttatccgacCTGGAgaaacaccaacgagttcacact
- the LOC119961469 gene encoding zinc finger protein 79-like, giving the protein MEKLWKCGEVFTFPSQLVTHRRTHSGDRPFTCSLCGKGFTRSSNLAIHQRVHTGERPFTCSVCGKGFARSTHLALHKRVHTGERPFTCSVCGKGFINSSNLVSHQRIHTGEKPFSCTDCGMSFRLSSTLQKHQRVHTGEKPFSCTDCGKSFRHSSSFIVHQRIHRGEQPFTCSLCGRGFTQSSNLALHQRVHSGERPFTCSECGKGFTDSCQLLRHEQVHTGERPFTCSECGKGFTDSSQLLRHERVHTGERPFTCPECGKGFIDSSQLLKHQ; this is encoded by the coding sequence atggagaaactgtggaaatgtggggaGGTATTCACATTCCCCTCCCAGCTGGTAACTCATCGACGCACTCACAGTGGGgacaggccgttcacctgctccttgtgtgggaagggattcactcggtcgtCAAACTTAGCAATACACCAGcgggttcatactggggagaggccattcacctgctctgtatgtgggaagggattcgctcggtCAACACACTTAGCATTACacaagcgggttcacactggggagaggccattcacctgctctgtgtgtgggaagggattcattaactCATCCAACCTAgtgtcacaccagcgaattcacactggggagaaaccattcagctgcactgactgtggaatgAGCTTTAGgctttcatccaccctgcagaaacaccagcgagttcacactggggagaaaccattcagctgcactgactgtggaaagagcttcaggCATTCTAGCAGCTTCATCGTACACCAACGAATTCACAGAGGGGAgcaaccattcacctgctctttgtgtgggaggggattcactcagtcatctaacCTAGCattacaccagcgggttcacagtggggagaggccgttcacctgctccgagtgtgggaagggattcactgattcaTGCCAGTTGCTGAGACATgaacaagttcacactggggaaaggccattcacctgctccgagtgtgggaagggattcactgattcatcccaactgctgagacatgaacgggttcacactggggagaggccgttcacctgccccgagtgtgggaaggggttcattGATTCATCCCAATTGTTGAAACACCAGTGA